In Helianthus annuus cultivar XRQ/B chromosome 8, HanXRQr2.0-SUNRISE, whole genome shotgun sequence, a single genomic region encodes these proteins:
- the LOC110871307 gene encoding protein NETWORKED 4B — MAKMSNRGPTKRFLINEMDRSVKRMLKLIEDEGDSFAKKAEIYIQKRPELISQVENFYRMFRTLAERYDDATCELRSEPPSTITSPEHPVTRRLSGTHAIFLDVNKGYETSMYDSGSDQDDSSFFNSYSSASNYGNYRRLRRKITELESELKKIQIEQEVNKSNPEAADYEEELRIANEKIRLQDEEICELKTKLEKYECVQQDESFSEDECEMEDEVEQLKLERDEVVSKLCEVEEAMRLKDDQIDELNARLVNLQLECERSNESVVELEKMVEKQREMIEEGVEEKRQTERQLCISLEHYRNAYQMLRKGLMEQKNPVMAS, encoded by the exons ATGGCCAAAATGTCGAATCGCGGACCTACCAAACGCTTCTTGATCAACGAAATGGATCGAAGCGTAAAACGAATGCTTAAATTAATCGAAGACGAAGGCGATTCATTCGCCAAAAAAGCCGAAATCTACATCCAAAAACGCCCGGAGCTCATCTCACAG GTAGAAAACTTCTACCGAATGTTCCGAACATTAGCCGAGCGTTACGATGACGCGACGTGTGAATTACGTTCCGAACCTCCTTCTACCATCACCTCACCAGAACATCCAGTAACCAGAAGGTTATCCGGAACCCACGCGATTTTTCTAGACGTTAACAAAGGTTATGAAACGTCGATGTATGATTCGGGATCAGATCAGGATGATTCGTCGTTCTTCAACAGTTATTCTAGCGCGTCGAATTATGGTAATTACAGACGCTTACGCCGAAAGATTACTGAACTAGAAAGCGAGCTGAAGAAGATCCAGATAGAACAAGAGGTTAACAAATCGAATCCAGAAGCTGCAGACTATGAAGAAGAGTTGAGAATAGCGAACGAGAAGATACGCTTGCAGGACGAAGAGATATGTGAGTTAAAAACAAAGCTAGAAAAGTATGAATGTGTTCAACAAGACGAGAGTTTTTCGGAGGATGAATGCGAAATGGAAGATGAGGTTGAGCAGTTGAAGTTAGAGCGCGATGAAGTTGTTTCTAAGTTGTGTGAAGTGGAAGAGGCGATGCGGTTGAAAGATGACCAGATAGATGAGTTGAATGCGCGGCTGGTGAATTTGCAGTTGGAGTGTGAGAGATCGAATGAGTCGGTTGTGGAGTTGGAGAAGATGGTGGAGAAGCAACGGGAGATGATCGAAGAAGGCGTCGAGGAGAAGCGGCAGACGGAGAGGCAGTTGTGTATTTCTCTTGAGCATTATAGGAATGCTTATCAAATGCTCAGGAAAGGTTTGATGGAACAGAAAAATCCTGTTATGGCATCATGA
- the LOC110871305 gene encoding uncharacterized protein LOC110871305 has translation MKNSQMLVCFGLFFFALLQIPSSNAFSKTNPIYNVNLAPFIQRLSAYYCIYNESSNCRGNFNLTMEGWLNITESETRAFCDGGCLQHTHDVLQCVWYVLDDFKFENGATIKNINDTINIGCEKGFNGTTIVDKSDATKLGGMTIYALIFLALFYM, from the exons ATGAAGAATTCACAAATGCTTGTGTGTTTTGGCTTGTTTTTCTTTGCTCTCCTTCAGATTCCCAGTTCCAATGCATTTA GTAAAACGAACCCTATATATAACGTTAATCTTGCGCCCTTCATTCAACGTTTAAGTGCATACTACTGCATATACAAT GAGTCGTCGAATTGCAGGGGAAACTTCAATCTCACAATGGAAGGATGGTTGAACATAACTGAAAGTGAAACAAGAGCATTTTGCGATGGAGGGTGTTTACAACACACCCACGATGTTCTTCAATGCGTTTGGTATGTACTCGACGATTTCAAGTTTGAGAATGGCGCTACAATCAAAAACATAAATGACACTATCAACATCGGATGCGAGAAAG GTTTCAATGGGACGACTATTGTTGATAAGAGTGACGCGACAAAATTAGGCGGCATGACAATTTATGCTTTGATCTTTTTGGCCCTATTTTACATGTAG
- the LOC110873367 gene encoding eukaryotic translation initiation factor 2 subunit beta: MAEEDNQFELKEEAADLAPFDPTKKKKKKKVVIQDPAEDSVEQLVEKTDNLSVSDTLEPTFTGLKKKKKKQVQSDLLDDEPDNAEEDIDYPVGEDEDAEGIDLQPQKLPWEGTDRDYKYEELLGRVFHILRENNPELAGDRRRTVMRPPQVLREGTKKTVFVNFMDLCKSMHRQPEHVMTFLLAELGTSGSLDGQQRLVVKGRFAPKNFEGILRRYVNEYVICNGCKSPDTLLIKENRLFFLRCEKCGSGRSVAQIKAGFVARVGRRKAGT; the protein is encoded by the exons ATGGCTGAGGAAGATAATCAATTTGAGTTGAAGGAGGAAGCTGCAGAT CTTGCTCCATTTGATCCAacgaaaaagaagaagaaaaagaaggttgTCATTCAAGATCCTGCTGAAGATTCTGTTGAACAGTTGGTTGAGAAAACCGATAACTTATCTG TCTCCGACACTCTTGAACCTACATTCACCGgtctgaaaaagaaaaagaaaaaacag GTACAGTCGGATCTCTTGGATGATGAACCAGATAATGCTGAGGAAGATATAGATT ATCCCGTTGGAGAGGATGAAGATGCAGAAGGAATCGACCTGCAGCCGCAAAAACTTCCATGGGAAGGAACGGATCGTGATTACAAGTATGAGGAG CTTCTGGGAAGAGTGTTTCATATTCTCCGTGAAAACAATCCGGAGCTTGCTGGAGATAGAAGGAGAACAGTCATGAGGCCACCGCAAGTTCTCCGTGAAGGAACAAAGAAAACCGTCTTTGTTAATTTTATGGATCTTTGCAAATC GATGCATAGGCAGCCTGAGCATGTTATGACCTTCTTGCTTGCTGAACTGGGTACAAGTGGATCACTTGATGGGCAGCAAAGATTGGTTGTGAAGGGTAGATTTGCACCCAAAAATTTCGAAGGAATTCTGCGTCGATACGTCA ATGAGTATGTTATCTGCAATGGTTGCAAGAGCCCGGATACACTTCTTATAAAGGAGAACCGTCTGTTCTTCCTCCGATGTGAGAAG TGTGGTTCTGGGAGATCAGTTGCTCAAATCAAGGCCGGATTCGTGGCTCGTGTGGGCCGTAGAAAGGCTGGAACCTAG